From Hippoglossus stenolepis isolate QCI-W04-F060 chromosome 4, HSTE1.2, whole genome shotgun sequence, a single genomic window includes:
- the LOC118106579 gene encoding microtubule-associated tumor suppressor candidate 2-like — translation MGHCCCRLHLLPLRCLEQTSERAIVKERELSQELARIRDEVAFSVAHWEQLQQEKEELERRFEAELQGLRAQQQRELGALEERLKAQHIAEDRSLKALQRDELDDLRIQQQEQIEEMSENHEASLVEMETAHNDTLTTLQEEHARTVKNLKMAHEQQRKSLDEDFQKIRLSLQDQVDTLTFQNRSLRDRAKRFEEALRKSTDEQIVDALAPYKHIEEDLKSLKDVLEMKNQQIHQQDLKITELEIIAEKNVYLEERVQVLQQQNEDLKERIDKNLVVSRQLSEDNANLQVNVEKESNEKKRLSRNNEELLWRLQTGELSPRMSPSSSPIHRPSPGPGSPGRPHSYHQ, via the exons ATGGGCCATTGCTGCTGTAggctccatctcctccctctgcgCTGTCTGGAGCAAACG AGTGAACGTGCCATTGTGAAAGAGAGGGAACTGTCCCAGGAGCTTGCCAGAATCAGGGATGAAGTGG CTTTCAGTGTCGCACACTGGGAGCaactgcagcaggagaaggaggaactGGAGCGTCGCTTCgaggctgagctgcagggaTTGCGGgctcagcagcagagggagctgggAGCGCTGGAGGAGCGGCTGAAGGCGCAGCACATTGCCGAGGACCGGAGTCTGAAGGCCCTACAGCGGGATGAGCTGGACGACCTACGGATCCAACAGCAAGAGCag ATTGAGGAGATGAGTGAGAACCACGAGGCGTCCCTGGTGGAGATGGAGACGGCTCACAACGACACGCTGACCACTCTGCAGGAGGAGCATGCCAGGACCGTGAAGA ATCTGAAGATGGCCCATGAACAGCAGAGGAAGTCTCTGGATGAAGATTTTCAGAAGATCAGACTATCGCTGCAG GATCAGGTGGACACGCTGACGTTTCAGAATCGCAGCCTCAGGGACCGAGCCAAGCGCTTTGAGGAAGCTCTTCGCAAGAGCACAGATGAGCAGATAGTG GACGCTTTGGCTCCTTACAAACACATTGAGGAGGACCTGAAGAGTCTCAAAGACGTTCTGGAGATGAAGAATCAACAAATTCATCAGCAGGACCTGAAGATAACAGAGCTGGAGATAATA GCTGAAAAGAATGTATACCTGGAGGAGAGAGTGCaggtgttgcagcagcagaacgaAGACCTGAAGGAACGAATAGACAAGAACCTGGTTGTGTCCAG acaacTCTCTGAGGATAACGCCAACCTGCAGGTCAACGTGGAGAAGGAGAGCAACGAGAAGAAGCGGCTGAGTCGCAACAACGAGGAGCTGCTGTGGCGTCTCCAGACGGGAGAGCTGAGCCCTCGCATGTCCCCCAGCTCCTCCCCCATCCACCGACCCTCCCCTGGACCGGGCTCCCCTGGCCGCCCACACTCCTACCATCAATGA